From the genome of Peptoniphilus sp. ING2-D1G:
ATAGACTCACCCTATGCAAACATAGTAGCAGTGAGAAAAGGGGAAGAAGGAAAAGAAAAATTCAAAAAGTTCATGGAAGTTTTAAACTCCGATGACGCAAAAGCATTAATTGAAGAAAAATATGAAGGTGCGGTAATACCTGCATTTTAAAAACACATAAATTCTAAGTATAAGAACATTTTAAATATCGATTTGTCCTGACAGGATAAGTCGATATTTTTTATTAATTGAAAAACTAAAAAATCCACTATAGTTAAAGAACCCTTAAAAATCTTTAACTATAGTGGATTCGTGGTACCAAAGGCGGGACTTGAACCCGCATGATGTTGCCATCGCCAGATTTTGAGTCTGGTACGTCTGCCGATTCCGTCACTTTGGCTCAGGTTTCTTATATAATTTAACATTTTATTTACAATAAATCAACATTGAAATTAAATTTATACAATTAATATTTTGTTTTTAATGTATAATCTTTTTTAAGGAGTGATACTTTTGGAAAACAGAATTTTAATTATAGATGGCTCTTCTCTGTTTTTTAGAGCTTTTTACGCTCTTCCGCTTTTGAAGACAAAAAAGGGAGTATATACAAATGCGATTTACGGATTTATTTCCATGCTCGAAAATGCAATTGACAAAGTAAATCCACAATATGTAGCGGTATGTTTCGATATGAAAGGAAAAACCTTCAGAACGGATATTTTTAAAGATTACAAAGGAACAAGACAAAAAACGCCTACGGAACTTGAGCAACAGTTCCCAATAGTTAGAGAAATTTTGAAGGTCATGAATATAGTAACCCTTGAATCTCCCATATATGAGGCTGATGATATAGCAGGTACCATTGCGGAGATTGCAAAAGGCGAAAATTACGAATCCTATTTATTGACAGGAGACAAAGATTATTTTCAATTGGTTGATGACAGGGTGAAGGTTCTTTTCACGAAAAAGGGCATAACCGAAATGAACATAGTTTCAAAGGAAAGCATAAGGGAAGAATACAATTTGACACCGGATCAACTCATAGATTTAAAAGGTTTGATGGGAGATGCTTCCGACAATATTCCCGGGGTGCCCGGAGTCGGCGAAAAAACCGCCTTGAAACTTCTTCACGAATTCCACACGATTGAAAATCTATATGACAACATAGAAAAAGTATCCGGCAAAAAACTTGTAGAAAATTTATCTGAAAATAAAACTCAGGCTTTTATGAGCAAAAAATTGGGAACAATAATAAAAAATGTCCCCCTTGATGAAGGATTGGAGGATTTTAAACTTAAAGGATATGACTATCCCAAACTCTACGAAATATACAAAGACTTTGAATTCAACACTCTTATAAAAAGGCTTCCTGAGGAGTATCAAAGGGATAATACGGATAAGACCTCCAAAAACAATCTCATTTACAGGTCAATAGAGCTTAAAGACATATTAAAGGAGATAAAAGGGTCAGAATCCTTCGCCTTTAAAATAGTTACCGACGGCAAGATATATGAAAATGTCCTTCCATCACACATTGCTATAAAGGTAGAAGACAGAGAACCCGTTATCTTTAAATTGAGTGATAATATTTCCATTAAGGATTTTAAAGAAGTGTTTGAGTCGCAAAATATCAAAAAAATCGGACACGACTTAAAAGAAGATTTTATGATTTTGCATTATTATGGCATAGAAATCCATAACTACACCCATGACACTAAAATAGCTGAATATATATTGAATTCAACCATGTCCGATTATGATATAAACAATCTTTCCAACGAATATTTCAAATACAATTATAAATCCGAAGAAGATTTGTTGGGAAAGGGCAAAAAAAGAATAAATTACAGCGATTTAAATGAAGATGAATTGAAAAAATATTTTTCTTTCTATTTAAATTCCATATATTCCATAGGAGAAAAACAGATTGAAAAAATCAAGGAACAGGATATGTTGAGTTTGTTCAATGATGTGGAACTTCCCTTGATAGAAGTGCTAAGCTCCATGGAATATTTGGGAATAAGGACAAAAAAATCCACCTTGGATGAAATAGGAGCGGATTTAGATGTTAGGATATCAAAATTGGAAAATAAAATTTATGAAGAAGCAGGAGAGGAATTCAATATAAATTCACCGAAAAAACTGGGAGAAATACTGTTTGAAAAATTGAATCTTCCCGTAATTAAAAAAACGAAAACAGGATATTCCACCAGTGCAGAAGTATTGGAAAAATTAAGCCCAAGAACCGAAATTGCGGGACTGGTGCTTGAATATAGGAAATTGGCGAAATTGAAATCCACCTATGTAGAAGGATTAAAGGAATTGATAAACAAGGGCACCGGAAGAATTCACTCTCATTTCAATCAAACGGTGACCGCCACAGGAAGAATTTCATCAACGGAGCCTAATCTTCAAAACATACCTATTAAAACAGAAGAGGGAAGATTAATAAGAAAGGCGTTTCTTGCCTCTGAGGATCACATGTTGGTAGATGCCGATTATTCACAAATAGAACTTCGAGTATTAGCTTCAGTCTCACAGGATGAAAACATGATTGAAGCTTTCAACAATGACGAGGACATACACAGAAGAACGGCGTCTCAAGTTTTCAATGTGGATTTTGAAGATGTGACAACAGACTTGCGTTCAAGGGCAAAGGCTGTAAACTTCGGAATAGTATATGGAATTTCCGACTACGGTTTATCACAAAACTTAAATATTCCAAGAAAAGTTGCTGAAGATTATATAAATAGATATCTCGAACATTACAAGGGAATTAAAGCCTATATGAAAGAAGAAGTTGAAAAAGCAAAAAAAGACGGTTATGTAAAAACTATTTTAAATAGACGAAGATACATTCCGGAATTGCAGGCTAAAAACTTCAACATCAGAGCTTTTGGAGAAAGAATAGCGATTAATATGCCCATTCAAGGCTCGGCGGCAGATATAATAAAAATTGCAATGGTCAAGATTTACAACGAACTTAAAACCAGAAAGATGAAATCCAAACTCATACTTCAAATACACGATGAATTGATAGTGGATGCCCATGAGGATGAAGTGAAGGATGTGGAGAATTTAATGCGACAAATCATGGAATCGGCAGTGGATATAGCGGTGGATTTAAAAGTGGATATGAACACGGGAAGCAGCCTATATGAAACAAAATAAGAACCCCACCCCTTCAGAAAGTTTCACATCGGAGGCATACTCAAAAGACTTGTTGTTTAACAATAAAAAAATCATCGCACTGACAGGCAGCATCTCCACGGGCAAATCCACAGCGGCAAGCATAATTAGGGATTTGGGATTTAAAATAATAGACTTGGATAAAATCGGACATGAACTTTACGAGGACAGAGAAGTTACCGATGAAATAAGCATAGCCTACGGGAGGGATTTCACTCAAAAGGGAATCTTCAATAGAAAAATTCTATCTAAATACGTATTCGAAGATACAAGAAGACTTGAAACTTTAAATAAAATAATGCATGAAAAAATATTTGAAAAAATGATCAGAATTATCGATGAATCCGAGGATAAAATAATATTTGTGGACATACCTCTTCTAATTGAATTAATGGAAGAAAAAAATCATGGTTTAATTTACGATGAAATTTGGCTCGTTTATGTTCCGCGTGAAGTCCAGATAGAAAGACTGATGAAAAGAGACAATATAGAAATAGAAGAAGCCTTAAAGAAAATCAACTCTCAGATGAATATAGAGAATAAAGTAAAATACGCCGATGTTTTGCTGAAAAACGATAAAGATATATCTGAACTGAAAAAACAAATTTATAGAGAAATAAGCAGAATAACAGCAGAATAACTTGAAAACCTCTTGGTTAAAGAAAAATTTGGTCAAGAGGTTTTTTATTAAAAATACAAAGAATTAAAAAACGGCAGAAAATAGGTTATTTTATAAAACAACAATATATTTATCCGAAATTTTCTGTCTGACAAAAAGCTGAAAATACTGTTTAAACATATAAAAATATCAGTCCAACTCGGTTGAGGCGGACTGATATTTTTAATTTAATGATCAAATCAATTGTCTTTATTTCTTAAATATTCATCTATTTTTGCGGCTGCTGTTTTACCTGCGCCCATGGCAAGTATTACTGTTGCTGATCCTGTTACGGCATCTCCACCGGCATAAATTTCTTCTCTTGAAGTTTTTCCGAAATCGTCGGTTATTATACCGCCCCAGCTTGCTGTTTCAAGATTATTTGTAGTCTTGGCTATTAATGGATTTGGAGATGTTCCCAATGCCATAATCACTGTTTGGAAATCTTCTTCAAATTCTGAACCTTCTATTTTAACAGGTCTTCTACGTCCTGATGCATCAGGTTCTCCAAGTTTATTTCTTATACATTTTACTGTTTTTACATTTCCATTTTCATCAGCTATAAGTTCAACAGGAGCTGTCAGCATTTCAAATCTGATTCCTTCTTCCTTAGCGTGTTCGATTTCTTCACGTCTTGCGGGAAGTTCAGCATCTGTTCTTCTATAGAGGATAGTTACGTCGCTTCCTAAGCGTTTAGCAACTCTTGCGGCGTCCATTGCAACGTTTCCGCCACCTACTACGGCTGTTTTTTCACCGACGAAAACAGGAGTTTCATAACCTTCTTCAAAGGCTCTCATAAGATTTACTCTTGTTAAGAATTCATTTGCAGAGAATACTCCGTTATATTCTTCTCCGGGTATATTCATGAATTTTGGAAGACCGGCACCTGATCCGATAAATACAGCTTCAAAGCCTTCTTTTATAAGATTGTCTATTGTTACGGTTTTTCCGACTACCACGTCGTTATTTACCGTAACGCCAAGTTCTTTGATATTTTCAACTTCATGGTTAACTACTTCGTCGGGAAGTCTGAATTCCGGAATTCCGTATACAAGTACTCCGCCTGAAATATGAAGGGCTTCAAATATAGTAACTTCATAACCCATTTTTGCAAGTTCTCCGGCACAGGTAAGTCCTGAGGGGCCTGCTCCTACTATGGCTACTTTCTTACCGTTTGAAACAGGTTTATTGCTTAGGTTTATGTTGTTATGTCTTGCATAATCCGCTGCAAATCTTTCCAGTTTACCGATGGCTATAGCATCTCCACGCTTGCCCATTATACATCTTTCTTCACATTGAGTTTCTTGAGGACAAACTCTACCGCAAACCGCAGGCAGAGCGGAATAGTTTGCAAGCACCTTTGCCGCTTGTTCAAAGTTTCCGTTTGCGATTTCCTTAATGAATCCGGGAATATCTATTGAAACGGGACATCCGCCTACACATAGTGGATTTTTACAATTTAAGCATCTTTTAGCTTCTTTTATAGCTTCTTCTTCCGTATATCCAAGACATACTTCATTGAAGTTGTGAATTCTTTCTTCAGGAGCTTGATTTGTAATAGGTATTCTTACGAATCTATCGGATTTGTTATCTGTTTTTTCGGTTTTTTGTTCAGATAATTCTTCTTCAAGTTTGTGAGCTTCCTGTTGTTTTACAAAGTCGTCAGGGGTTCCGGGCTTAACTTGATCTAATTGAGTGAATTTTCTTGATTTTGCATCTTTATATTGTCTTTGCCTTGTCATTGCCAATTCAAAGTCGACTAAGTGACCGTCAAATTCCGGACCGTCAACACATGCAAATTTAGTTTCTCCACCGACCTTACATCTACAAGCACCGCACATTCCCGTGCCGTCTACCATTATCGGGTTAAGAGATACGGTTGTTTTTATGTTGTATTTTGCAGTTTGTAGACATACGAATTTCATCATTATCATAGGTCCTATGGCGATGATGTGGTCGTATTTAATGCCTTTATTTTCTACTAAATCAGCTATTTCATCTGTTACTACACCTTTTCTGCCCACAGAACCGTCATCTGTACATATGTATAGATCTCTTGAAACATCTTCCAGTTCTTTTCTTAAAATCAAGTGTTCTTCAGATCTTGCACCGATTAAAACATCTGCACCCACTCCGTTTAGATGACACCATTTTATTTGGCAGTACACCGGAGCAATACCTGCGCCGCCGCCCACAAACAAAATGTTTTGTTTTTTTAATTCTTCGAGATCTTGGTGAACTAATTCACTGGGATTTCCAAGTGGTCCTACAAAGTCATGCAAATATTCACCGACTTGCATGTCGCAAATTTTTCTTGTTGAATCGCCTGCAATTTTAATAACTATGTCAACTGTTCCTTTCTTTGAATCATAGTCACAAATTGTAAGAGGGATTCTTTCTGAATACTTGTCAGCAATAACAATAACGAATTGTCCCGGTAATGCTGAAGCTGCAATTTTTGGAGCTTGTATGCTCATTTGTACAGTTTCCGGGGCAATCACGTTTCTGGTTAAAATTTTATACACCTTACTATCAACTCCTTAATA
Proteins encoded in this window:
- a CDS encoding dephospho-CoA kinase (Catalyzes the phosphorylation of the 3'-hydroxyl group of dephosphocoenzyme A to form coenzyme A; High confidence in function and specificity), with protein sequence MKQNKNPTPSESFTSEAYSKDLLFNNKKIIALTGSISTGKSTAASIIRDLGFKIIDLDKIGHELYEDREVTDEISIAYGRDFTQKGIFNRKILSKYVFEDTRRLETLNKIMHEKIFEKMIRIIDESEDKIIFVDIPLLIELMEEKNHGLIYDEIWLVYVPREVQIERLMKRDNIEIEEALKKINSQMNIENKVKYADVLLKNDKDISELKKQIYREISRITAE
- a CDS encoding glutamate synthase (NADPH), homotetrameric (One pathway for the assimilation of ammonia and glutamate biosynthesis involves homotetrameric glutamate synthase which transfers the amide group of glutamine to 2-oxoglutarate to yield two molecules of glutamate. 2 L-glutamate + NADP+ = L-glutamine + 2-oxoglutarate + NADPH + H+; High confidence in function and specificity); the encoded protein is MYKILTRNVIAPETVQMSIQAPKIAASALPGQFVIVIADKYSERIPLTICDYDSKKGTVDIVIKIAGDSTRKICDMQVGEYLHDFVGPLGNPSELVHQDLEELKKQNILFVGGGAGIAPVYCQIKWCHLNGVGADVLIGARSEEHLILRKELEDVSRDLYICTDDGSVGRKGVVTDEIADLVENKGIKYDHIIAIGPMIMMKFVCLQTAKYNIKTTVSLNPIMVDGTGMCGACRCKVGGETKFACVDGPEFDGHLVDFELAMTRQRQYKDAKSRKFTQLDQVKPGTPDDFVKQQEAHKLEEELSEQKTEKTDNKSDRFVRIPITNQAPEERIHNFNEVCLGYTEEEAIKEAKRCLNCKNPLCVGGCPVSIDIPGFIKEIANGNFEQAAKVLANYSALPAVCGRVCPQETQCEERCIMGKRGDAIAIGKLERFAADYARHNNINLSNKPVSNGKKVAIVGAGPSGLTCAGELAKMGYEVTIFEALHISGGVLVYGIPEFRLPDEVVNHEVENIKELGVTVNNDVVVGKTVTIDNLIKEGFEAVFIGSGAGLPKFMNIPGEEYNGVFSANEFLTRVNLMRAFEEGYETPVFVGEKTAVVGGGNVAMDAARVAKRLGSDVTILYRRTDAELPARREEIEHAKEEGIRFEMLTAPVELIADENGNVKTVKCIRNKLGEPDASGRRRPVKIEGSEFEEDFQTVIMALGTSPNPLIAKTTNNLETASWGGIITDDFGKTSREEIYAGGDAVTGSATVILAMGAGKTAAAKIDEYLRNKDN
- the polA gene encoding DNA polymerase I (In addition to polymerase activity, this DNA polymerase exhibits 3' to 5' and 5' to 3' exonuclease activity; High confidence in function and specificity); the protein is MENRILIIDGSSLFFRAFYALPLLKTKKGVYTNAIYGFISMLENAIDKVNPQYVAVCFDMKGKTFRTDIFKDYKGTRQKTPTELEQQFPIVREILKVMNIVTLESPIYEADDIAGTIAEIAKGENYESYLLTGDKDYFQLVDDRVKVLFTKKGITEMNIVSKESIREEYNLTPDQLIDLKGLMGDASDNIPGVPGVGEKTALKLLHEFHTIENLYDNIEKVSGKKLVENLSENKTQAFMSKKLGTIIKNVPLDEGLEDFKLKGYDYPKLYEIYKDFEFNTLIKRLPEEYQRDNTDKTSKNNLIYRSIELKDILKEIKGSESFAFKIVTDGKIYENVLPSHIAIKVEDREPVIFKLSDNISIKDFKEVFESQNIKKIGHDLKEDFMILHYYGIEIHNYTHDTKIAEYILNSTMSDYDINNLSNEYFKYNYKSEEDLLGKGKKRINYSDLNEDELKKYFSFYLNSIYSIGEKQIEKIKEQDMLSLFNDVELPLIEVLSSMEYLGIRTKKSTLDEIGADLDVRISKLENKIYEEAGEEFNINSPKKLGEILFEKLNLPVIKKTKTGYSTSAEVLEKLSPRTEIAGLVLEYRKLAKLKSTYVEGLKELINKGTGRIHSHFNQTVTATGRISSTEPNLQNIPIKTEEGRLIRKAFLASEDHMLVDADYSQIELRVLASVSQDENMIEAFNNDEDIHRRTASQVFNVDFEDVTTDLRSRAKAVNFGIVYGISDYGLSQNLNIPRKVAEDYINRYLEHYKGIKAYMKEEVEKAKKDGYVKTILNRRRYIPELQAKNFNIRAFGERIAINMPIQGSAADIIKIAMVKIYNELKTRKMKSKLILQIHDELIVDAHEDEVKDVENLMRQIMESAVDIAVDLKVDMNTGSSLYETK